One Paenibacillus crassostreae DNA segment encodes these proteins:
- the atpE gene encoding F0F1 ATP synthase subunit C, with translation MEFLAAAIAVGMGALGAGLGNGMIVSKTVESIARQPEATGPLQTTMFIGVGIVEVVPLAATVIAFLIMFA, from the coding sequence ATGGAATTTTTAGCAGCAGCTATTGCAGTAGGTATGGGAGCACTTGGAGCAGGTCTTGGTAACGGTATGATCGTAAGTAAAACGGTGGAATCTATTGCTCGTCAACCAGAAGCAACTGGCCCACTACAAACAACAATGTTTATCGGTGTTGGTATTGTCGAAGTTGTACCTTTGGCTGCAACAGTTATCGCGTTCTTGATTATGTTCGCTTAA
- the atpF gene encoding F0F1 ATP synthase subunit B encodes MLWTILAFALLYWLLNKFAFGKLFDVMEKRRMLVQKQLDDAKETREQAVEYVENQKAALQEAKKEAYDIVELSKKTSSKQAEQILEEANNAVARLKSEAVRDIESEKNKAVEALRSEIGTISVQIASKLLEKEVQEDSTNEQLVNQYLKEVGGKS; translated from the coding sequence ATGCTTTGGACTATACTAGCGTTTGCACTTCTGTATTGGTTATTGAACAAATTTGCTTTTGGTAAGCTATTTGATGTGATGGAGAAGCGTCGTATGTTAGTTCAGAAGCAACTTGACGATGCAAAAGAAACACGTGAACAGGCAGTTGAGTATGTAGAGAATCAAAAGGCTGCCCTTCAAGAAGCAAAGAAAGAAGCTTACGATATCGTGGAACTTTCTAAGAAAACAAGTAGCAAGCAAGCTGAACAGATTCTTGAAGAAGCTAACAATGCTGTAGCACGACTCAAATCTGAGGCAGTGCGCGATATTGAAAGTGAGAAGAATAAGGCTGTAGAAGCATTAAGAAGTGAGATTGGTACGATTTCTGTCCAAATCGCGTCTAAATTGCTTGAGAAAGAAGTTCAAGAGGATTCTACGAATGAACAACTCGTGAACCAATACCTCAAAGAGGTAGGGGGCAAATCATGA
- the atpA gene encoding F0F1 ATP synthase subunit alpha, with translation MSIKPEEISTLIKSQIEQYKSDIEVAEVGTVIQVSDGIARVHGIENAMSGELLEFSNGVVGLVLNLEESNVGVVILGRYTEIKEGDQVKRTGQIMQVPVGEALLGRVVNALGEPLDGKGPIAATEFRPVENNAPGVIDRKSVHEPMQTGIKAIDAMVPIGRGQRELIIGDRQTGKTAIAIDTIINQKGNGVKCIYVAIGQKQSTVAQVVETLRRHGALEYTIVVTAAASEPSPLLYIAPYAGCAMGEYFMYKGEHALIIYDDLTKQASAYRELSLLLRRPPGREAYPGDVFYLHSRLLERAAKLSDALGGGSLTALPFIETQASDVSAYIPTNVISITDGQIFLESELFYSGQRPAINVGISVSRVGGSAQIKAMKKVAGGLKLDLAQYRELQAFSQFGSDLDKSTLARLNRGARLMEILKQGVNQPLQVEQQVISLYSAVRGHLDDIPVIDIRRFEKEFISFVESNRPEILQSIRDTKDLVADNETALKEAIETFKKGFSVSA, from the coding sequence TTGAGTATCAAACCAGAAGAAATCAGTACACTTATTAAAAGTCAAATTGAACAATATAAATCTGACATAGAAGTCGCTGAAGTTGGTACTGTCATTCAAGTAAGTGATGGTATTGCGCGCGTACATGGGATTGAGAACGCGATGTCCGGTGAGCTTTTGGAATTCTCCAATGGAGTTGTCGGATTGGTACTCAACTTGGAAGAGAGTAACGTAGGTGTCGTTATTCTAGGTCGTTACACAGAGATTAAAGAAGGTGACCAAGTTAAACGTACAGGTCAAATTATGCAAGTCCCTGTGGGTGAAGCATTACTTGGTCGAGTAGTTAATGCACTTGGAGAACCATTGGATGGTAAAGGTCCGATTGCAGCGACAGAATTCCGTCCGGTAGAGAACAATGCACCAGGTGTTATTGATCGTAAATCGGTTCACGAACCAATGCAAACCGGAATCAAAGCGATTGATGCAATGGTACCGATCGGCCGTGGCCAACGTGAGTTGATCATCGGTGACCGTCAAACGGGTAAAACAGCAATTGCAATCGATACGATTATTAATCAAAAAGGTAATGGCGTGAAATGTATTTATGTTGCGATCGGACAGAAGCAATCTACAGTTGCACAAGTTGTAGAAACACTTCGTCGTCACGGTGCATTGGAATATACAATCGTTGTAACTGCAGCGGCTTCTGAGCCATCACCACTACTGTACATCGCACCTTATGCTGGTTGTGCTATGGGTGAGTACTTCATGTATAAAGGTGAGCATGCGCTCATTATTTATGATGACTTAACGAAACAAGCATCTGCTTATCGTGAGCTTTCATTGTTGCTTCGTCGTCCGCCAGGTCGTGAAGCTTATCCAGGGGATGTTTTCTACCTACATTCTCGTCTATTGGAACGTGCAGCGAAACTTAGTGATGCTCTAGGTGGAGGATCGTTGACGGCATTACCGTTCATCGAGACACAAGCTTCAGATGTATCTGCTTATATTCCTACGAACGTTATTTCCATTACAGATGGACAGATTTTCCTAGAGTCTGAATTGTTCTATTCGGGTCAACGTCCAGCGATTAACGTTGGTATATCTGTATCTCGCGTAGGGGGTTCAGCACAGATCAAGGCGATGAAGAAAGTCGCAGGTGGTTTGAAGCTTGACCTTGCACAATACCGTGAGCTTCAGGCGTTCTCTCAATTCGGTTCAGACTTAGATAAATCAACATTGGCTCGTCTAAATCGTGGTGCGAGATTGATGGAAATTCTTAAGCAAGGTGTCAACCAACCTCTACAAGTTGAACAACAAGTGATTAGCTTGTATTCAGCAGTAAGAGGTCATTTGGATGATATTCCTGTCATCGATATCCGCCGGTTCGAGAAGGAGTTTATTTCCTTTGTTGAAAGTAACCGTCCTGAAATTCTTCAATCGATTCGTGATACGAAGGATTTGGTTGCGGATAATGAAACAGCTTTGAAAGAAGCTATTGAGACATTTAAAAAAGGATTTTCTGTATCGGCATAG
- the atpB gene encoding F0F1 ATP synthase subunit A has translation MHDIPIINVGGLNLDLSAILMLLVTSTIVFVLVKLCVRNLSVENPSKIQNFMEWVVEFVLNLISSTMDVKKGRPYLSLGLTLILFILVANLLGLPFAIITETHGEREIFGYVIEATRNMGPDEHSHLLWWKSPTADINVTAGLAIVVFILMNYLGLKLNRKHYLKHFLQPFPIFLPLNIIENLSKPFALALRLFANIFAGEVLITVILKLSWGSIPFMAAWQGFSVFIGALQAFIFTILTMVYIAQMTTHEEH, from the coding sequence ATGCATGATATACCGATTATTAATGTGGGGGGACTGAACCTTGATCTCTCTGCCATATTAATGCTCTTGGTAACATCTACGATTGTTTTCGTTCTCGTTAAGCTCTGTGTTAGGAATCTATCGGTAGAAAATCCATCGAAGATTCAGAATTTCATGGAATGGGTTGTAGAGTTTGTCCTTAACTTAATTAGTAGCACCATGGATGTGAAGAAGGGGAGACCCTATTTGTCATTAGGGTTAACATTGATTCTGTTCATTCTAGTAGCTAACTTATTGGGACTACCTTTCGCGATCATTACAGAAACGCATGGTGAAAGAGAGATATTTGGATATGTGATTGAGGCTACTCGCAATATGGGGCCTGATGAACATTCTCATCTCTTATGGTGGAAGTCACCAACGGCAGATATTAACGTTACGGCTGGACTTGCTATAGTGGTCTTTATCCTTATGAATTACCTGGGATTAAAGTTAAACCGGAAGCATTACTTGAAACATTTTCTCCAACCGTTTCCAATTTTCCTTCCGTTGAACATTATTGAGAATCTATCCAAACCGTTTGCGTTAGCACTTCGTTTGTTCGCTAATATTTTTGCAGGTGAGGTACTCATAACGGTTATTCTTAAGCTAAGTTGGGGATCCATTCCGTTTATGGCAGCGTGGCAAGGATTTAGTGTATTCATTGGAGCATTACAAGCATTTATATTCACGATTTTAACCATGGTATACATTGCCCAAATGACGACTCATGAAGAACATTAA
- a CDS encoding F0F1 ATP synthase subunit delta, with translation MSRDTVVAKRYAKALFEVASQEKVTLEVEQDLKALVEVIQGNDEIERFLTTPNISDSDKLNALNRALQGKLSQAVINTVELLVRRRRTDIFPDLLDSYVKLKGESLGMADAVVYSTYPLDEREKEAVAAEFGQVAHKVIRVNNMVDKSLLGGLKVVIGDTLYDGSLSGKLARLEKSFNDKHSR, from the coding sequence ATGAGTCGCGATACGGTAGTCGCTAAACGGTACGCAAAAGCACTGTTTGAAGTGGCGTCACAGGAGAAAGTAACGCTTGAGGTTGAACAGGATTTGAAGGCACTTGTAGAAGTCATTCAAGGTAATGATGAGATTGAACGTTTCCTCACTACGCCAAACATTTCTGATTCCGATAAATTGAATGCGCTCAATAGAGCACTTCAGGGCAAGCTGTCACAGGCTGTGATAAATACCGTGGAACTACTTGTGAGACGGCGGAGAACTGATATATTTCCTGATCTTTTAGACAGCTATGTCAAACTCAAGGGCGAAAGCCTGGGGATGGCGGATGCCGTTGTATATTCAACATATCCGCTTGATGAGCGCGAGAAAGAAGCAGTAGCGGCTGAATTTGGCCAAGTAGCGCACAAGGTGATTCGTGTAAACAACATGGTCGACAAGAGCCTGCTCGGAGGATTGAAGGTTGTTATCGGAGATACGCTGTATGATGGTAGTTTGTCCGGTAAGCTTGCACGTCTCGAAAAGTCATTTAATGACAAGCATAGTAGATAG
- the atpG gene encoding ATP synthase F1 subunit gamma → MARGLRDIKRQIKSVQSTKQITKAMEMVAAAKLRRAQEKATASRPYADKLKEVVFSIASSSSDIKHPMFEKRPVHKTGYLVITSDRGLAGGYNANILKKVMVTIAERHQSKDEYELFVIGRKGREYFRRRDLPVVEELTDLSDTPVFADIKSIAYAAVQRFEQGHIDELHICYNRFINALTQIPEAEQLLPMETVNTNSVTASYEYEPSASAVLEVLLPKYAETLIFSALLDGKASELGSKMTAMGSATKNATKIIGELQLTYNRARQAAITQEISEIVAGADSQS, encoded by the coding sequence ATGGCAAGAGGATTACGTGATATTAAACGTCAGATCAAGAGTGTACAGAGCACCAAGCAAATCACGAAGGCAATGGAAATGGTAGCTGCCGCTAAGCTTAGAAGAGCTCAGGAGAAAGCTACAGCATCCCGACCTTACGCGGATAAGCTTAAAGAAGTGGTGTTCAGTATTGCTTCCAGTTCAAGTGATATCAAGCATCCGATGTTTGAGAAACGTCCAGTGCATAAAACAGGATATTTAGTTATTACTTCCGACCGTGGTCTTGCGGGTGGATATAATGCGAATATTTTGAAAAAAGTGATGGTTACAATAGCTGAGCGTCATCAATCAAAAGATGAATATGAGTTATTTGTTATTGGGCGTAAAGGTCGAGAATATTTCCGTCGCAGAGATCTTCCGGTGGTTGAGGAACTAACGGACTTATCTGACACACCTGTATTTGCAGATATTAAATCTATTGCATATGCTGCGGTTCAACGTTTTGAACAGGGTCATATTGATGAATTGCATATTTGCTATAATCGTTTCATTAATGCGTTAACACAGATTCCTGAGGCGGAACAACTGTTGCCAATGGAAACCGTTAATACGAATTCGGTCACGGCTTCGTATGAATACGAACCTTCTGCAAGTGCTGTTTTAGAAGTGCTTTTGCCGAAATATGCAGAGACACTCATCTTCAGCGCCCTGTTGGACGGGAAAGCTAGTGAATTGGGATCGAAGATGACAGCAATGGGTAGTGCAACTAAGAATGCTACGAAGATAATCGGAGAACTACAGTTGACCTATAACCGTGCTCGCCAAGCGGCAATTACACAGGAAATTTCTGAGATTGTAGCTGGTGCAGACTCACAGTCTTAA